The following proteins are co-located in the Roseovarius arcticus genome:
- a CDS encoding LysR family transcriptional regulator — translation MLGRMDITLIKSFLEVAASGSFVAASERLFVTQSAVSLRILRLEDSLGRPLFTRSKAGAELTPAGREFQHYALSLIKIWEEARQQIAIPAGYTKTLTIGAQYSLWPRSGFRWVDRLREIMPQLNIRAEVGMPDRLTRLLTEGVLHAALMYIPQVRPGLSVEKVIEEDLVLVAPWPDPTMDLEGRYLFVDWGPEFVQSHAHELPHLTNPGLTFALGAMATEFILLRNYAAYLPARYVKRYLDSGQLHLVPEAPVFPFPIWCILREDLDPEVAEMARSALLDVTLNNEVEQEQVLEKWRQISDMDNIAILGDFKGIKGE, via the coding sequence ATGCTTGGCCGCATGGATATCACTCTCATCAAATCATTTCTCGAAGTTGCGGCCTCCGGCTCTTTTGTGGCGGCGTCCGAGCGGCTGTTCGTCACGCAATCGGCTGTCTCCTTGCGCATTTTGCGACTTGAGGACTCGCTGGGCCGGCCTCTTTTCACCCGGTCCAAGGCGGGGGCGGAGCTGACGCCTGCGGGCCGCGAATTTCAGCATTATGCGCTGAGCCTCATCAAGATCTGGGAGGAGGCGCGCCAGCAGATCGCAATCCCGGCAGGCTATACCAAGACGCTGACAATCGGCGCGCAGTACTCGCTCTGGCCGCGGTCCGGCTTTCGCTGGGTTGACCGCCTGCGAGAGATCATGCCGCAGCTGAACATCCGAGCCGAGGTAGGGATGCCCGACCGCCTGACCCGCCTGCTGACCGAGGGGGTTTTGCACGCAGCTCTGATGTATATCCCGCAGGTGCGACCGGGCCTGTCGGTCGAGAAGGTGATTGAGGAGGATCTGGTGCTGGTCGCGCCCTGGCCCGATCCGACGATGGATCTGGAGGGGCGCTACCTGTTCGTCGACTGGGGGCCGGAATTCGTGCAGTCCCATGCGCACGAACTGCCCCATCTGACCAATCCGGGCCTGACATTCGCGCTGGGGGCTATGGCGACAGAGTTTATCTTGCTGCGCAATTATGCGGCCTATCTGCCCGCCAGATACGTCAAGCGATACCTCGATAGCGGCCAGTTGCATCTGGTGCCCGAGGCGCCGGTATTTCCCTTCCCGATCTGGTGCATCTTGCGAGAAGATTTAGATCCGGAAGTGGCAGAAATGGCACGCTCTGCACTGCTGGATGTGACCCTGAACAACGAGGTAGAGCAGGAACAGGTCCTGGAGAAATGGCGTCAAATCAGTGATATGGACAACATAGCAATCCTTGGCGATTTCAAGGGTATCAAGGGTGAGTAA
- a CDS encoding extracellular catalytic domain type 1 short-chain-length polyhydroxyalkanoate depolymerase has product MKNFAAGALRWANDDARAKGFEGANDLVQRTLAQHGLSGQTAVSGGPLPSMNALMAGLASKQGGLSPQPVIIPEGAEFRQSTHTGKSGSRQYRTYIPASIDEGARGIVVMLHGCTQNAEDFAAGTGMNALAETHRLIVIYPEQSRGDNAQSCWNWFSAGDQRRDRGEPEILVGMTRKAMAEHGVSSDQTFVAGLSAGAAMAVILGETYPDVFAAVGAHSGLPFGAAKDVPSAFAAMSGTAQEGPRSASTAAATRTIVFHGTADATVHPSNGDRIARDAMDRGPRQTIEHEDRGTAGGRTYSRKITSAPDGTTALEHWAIDGLGHAWSGGQPAGSYTDAKGPDASAEMIRFFFNDTDKET; this is encoded by the coding sequence ATGAAGAATTTTGCCGCTGGCGCACTGCGCTGGGCGAACGATGACGCACGCGCAAAAGGTTTTGAGGGTGCGAACGACCTTGTTCAGCGCACATTGGCGCAGCACGGGCTTTCCGGCCAGACGGCAGTATCTGGCGGTCCATTGCCATCGATGAATGCGCTGATGGCAGGGCTCGCATCCAAGCAAGGCGGCCTCTCGCCGCAACCAGTCATCATTCCAGAAGGGGCTGAATTCCGGCAAAGCACTCATACTGGCAAATCAGGAAGTCGTCAGTATCGGACCTACATTCCAGCCTCAATCGACGAAGGCGCGCGCGGCATCGTCGTAATGCTGCACGGCTGCACGCAGAACGCTGAAGATTTTGCCGCTGGAACGGGCATGAACGCCTTGGCGGAAACACACCGCCTGATCGTGATCTACCCAGAGCAATCGCGCGGTGATAACGCGCAATCGTGCTGGAACTGGTTCAGCGCCGGCGATCAACGCCGTGATCGAGGCGAGCCTGAGATCCTTGTCGGCATGACCCGTAAGGCGATGGCCGAGCATGGGGTTTCGTCCGACCAGACGTTTGTCGCGGGGCTATCAGCTGGCGCTGCCATGGCTGTGATCCTTGGCGAGACATATCCAGACGTGTTCGCCGCCGTCGGCGCGCATTCCGGTCTGCCATTTGGCGCGGCCAAGGATGTGCCATCTGCTTTTGCAGCCATGTCCGGCACCGCGCAGGAAGGCCCGCGCAGCGCATCCACTGCGGCAGCTACCCGCACCATAGTCTTTCACGGGACGGCAGACGCAACGGTGCATCCGTCAAACGGGGATCGCATTGCACGGGACGCCATGGATCGCGGGCCGCGCCAAACGATTGAGCACGAGGACCGAGGAACTGCGGGGGGCAGAACGTACAGTCGCAAGATCACATCCGCACCGGACGGCACCACGGCGCTGGAACACTGGGCAATCGACGGACTGGGTCATGCGTGGTCAGGCGGCCAGCCTGCCGGGTCCTACACGGATGCCAAAGGCCCCGATGCCAGCGCCGAAATGATCCGCTTTTTCTTTAACGATACCGACAAGGAAACATGA
- a CDS encoding DUF481 domain-containing protein codes for MKNATKLASATALALLFTAPAFAQSAIVGIEGLDDRIEDIERDISRDMDDGEDSNRFGNNQFAQGWAGSLSLGLSATEGNTDTADLSIAGRLRYGNGPWNHTFGFALEAAEDNSVRNKEEAFATYEANRYVTEDFYLFGLGSVRYDGFASNKWDAFLGAGPGYRIINTPQTAWRVQAGPGVRYIEDQNGNDNTEVAGIASSRLYQKINDNAFLSNDTDVLFSDTDTLVVNDLGVTFQLTKRLATRTSLRTEWNSDPLPGRDDTDTSFNVSLVVGF; via the coding sequence ATGAAAAACGCAACCAAACTGGCGTCTGCCACCGCCCTGGCGCTGCTTTTCACTGCACCCGCTTTCGCTCAGAGCGCGATCGTCGGCATTGAAGGCCTGGATGATCGCATCGAAGACATTGAGCGCGACATCTCGCGCGACATGGACGATGGCGAAGACAGCAACCGTTTCGGCAACAACCAGTTCGCCCAAGGCTGGGCTGGTAGCCTGTCGCTGGGTCTGTCGGCCACCGAAGGCAACACAGATACCGCCGATCTGTCGATCGCTGGTCGCCTGCGCTACGGCAACGGACCTTGGAACCACACGTTCGGCTTCGCACTCGAAGCCGCTGAGGACAACAGTGTCCGCAACAAAGAAGAAGCCTTCGCAACCTACGAAGCGAACCGCTACGTCACCGAAGATTTCTACCTCTTTGGTCTGGGCAGCGTGCGCTACGACGGCTTTGCTTCCAACAAGTGGGACGCGTTCTTGGGCGCTGGTCCGGGCTACCGGATCATCAACACACCGCAGACCGCATGGCGCGTTCAGGCGGGCCCCGGCGTGCGCTACATCGAAGATCAGAACGGCAATGACAACACCGAAGTTGCGGGCATTGCATCCTCGCGTCTGTACCAGAAGATCAACGACAACGCCTTCCTGTCGAATGACACAGACGTGTTGTTCTCCGATACCGATACGCTCGTCGTCAACGATCTGGGTGTGACATTCCAACTGACCAAGCGTCTGGCCACTCGGACCAGCCTGCGGACTGAATGGAACAGCGATCCACTGCCCGGCCGCGACGATACCGATACATCGTTCAACGTGTCCCTCGTGGTCGGCTTCTGA
- a CDS encoding DnaJ C-terminal domain-containing protein — translation MPRDPYAALGLTKNATADEIKKAYRKIARTSHPDLHPDDPGAEERFKEAGRAHDLLKDPEQRRRFDAGEIDATGAEQAPRGYYRDEARRPENPYTQRRSASGGDPFGDGFDADDFFAQFARNRGAGFGGDPRRGAPGDMPGQDAQYRLAVSFLDAARGAKTRITLPDGNALEVTIPEGARDGQTLRLRGKGGPGYGAGRPGDAFITLDVTPDPDFERDGDDILVTLPISIDEAILGGKVPVNTVTGAVNVTVPVGASSGQVLRLKGRGVKGRSGKGDQRITLRIVSPPKIDAELKHFMEGWRAKHAYNPRAGKETS, via the coding sequence ATGCCACGAGACCCCTATGCCGCGCTCGGTTTAACCAAGAATGCAACGGCGGACGAGATAAAGAAGGCATATCGCAAGATTGCGCGCACGAGCCACCCAGACCTTCATCCAGATGATCCCGGCGCGGAGGAGCGCTTCAAGGAAGCAGGCCGCGCGCATGATTTGCTCAAAGATCCCGAGCAGCGGCGCCGCTTCGACGCCGGAGAAATTGATGCGACCGGCGCTGAACAGGCGCCACGCGGCTATTATCGGGATGAGGCACGCAGGCCGGAAAATCCCTATACGCAACGCCGCTCCGCATCAGGTGGCGATCCCTTTGGCGACGGGTTCGACGCGGATGATTTCTTCGCGCAATTCGCACGCAATCGCGGCGCTGGGTTTGGCGGCGACCCGCGCCGTGGCGCACCCGGCGATATGCCGGGGCAGGACGCACAATATCGCCTCGCCGTGTCGTTTCTAGATGCCGCGCGGGGGGCCAAGACACGGATTACCCTGCCAGATGGAAACGCACTGGAGGTAACGATCCCCGAAGGTGCGCGCGACGGGCAAACTCTGCGATTGCGCGGCAAAGGTGGGCCAGGTTACGGCGCAGGCCGGCCCGGCGACGCATTTATCACTCTGGACGTCACCCCGGACCCAGATTTTGAGCGCGATGGCGACGATATTTTGGTCACTTTACCGATCTCAATCGATGAGGCGATCCTCGGCGGCAAAGTTCCTGTGAACACGGTGACAGGCGCGGTGAATGTGACGGTGCCTGTTGGTGCAAGTTCTGGACAGGTGCTGCGTCTAAAGGGTCGCGGTGTCAAAGGACGCTCGGGCAAGGGGGACCAGCGCATTACGCTGCGCATTGTTAGCCCGCCCAAGATCGACGCAGAGCTGAAACACTTCATGGAAGGGTGGCGGGCGAAACACGCTTATAATCCCCGCGCTGGAAAGGAGACATCATGA
- a CDS encoding CopG family transcriptional regulator, whose product MSNIRQLRDKTPDSEKITINLGYVDLGRIDLLVQEGFYSNRSDFIRTAIRNQLGTHEVAVSQSIERHTMELGLRDYTAADLEAVRAAGEILHVKVVGLARIAPDVTPELALATIGSITVLGALQASAEIKKALADRIQ is encoded by the coding sequence ATGAGCAACATCAGACAGCTGCGAGACAAGACCCCCGATAGCGAGAAAATCACGATCAATCTGGGCTATGTCGACCTCGGCCGGATCGACTTGCTGGTGCAGGAGGGGTTCTACTCCAACCGCAGCGATTTTATCAGAACGGCCATTCGCAATCAGCTAGGCACTCACGAAGTTGCCGTCAGTCAATCCATCGAGCGACACACGATGGAACTGGGCCTGCGCGATTATACCGCTGCCGATCTTGAGGCGGTTCGGGCCGCGGGCGAGATATTGCACGTAAAGGTCGTTGGCCTTGCGCGCATCGCCCCTGACGTCACGCCAGAGCTGGCTTTGGCTACCATCGGCTCCATCACTGTGCTGGGTGCATTGCAGGCCAGCGCCGAGATTAAGAAAGCCCTCGCAGACCGTATCCAATAG
- a CDS encoding C45 family autoproteolytic acyltransferase/hydolase produces the protein MTSMKLTFDAVSEATPGPKWVARWQRSWPAYEAWFVARGGDNGPSAPDCRDAMRDYMPEIVPLYDRLVALAGGSDRAARFLSTWCPPAYLGGCSLAALSDKTDVRLVRNYDLSPELNEGLLLRTEWTGRAVMGMIEFLWGLSDGINDAGLSVALAYGGRAQTGEGFGVTTILRYVLETCDTVDDALKALRRVPSHMAYNLVLADASGCTASVELIPGGGVRVMPQAIATNHQSGPEPAARPAFTRSYERHAHLKDLRISPRHLNRQFLKSPLIQDRYGEGFGTLFTAEYNPKDRTLGLTLSGERWDQALDAFEEGQRNVDYSQSAGQISAPSYAGHEGAGIDWSRAARIDWAAVGLDYAGGRGRPIHAYLDAVCAIGSEAS, from the coding sequence ATGACGAGTATGAAGCTGACATTCGACGCGGTTTCCGAGGCAACGCCCGGACCAAAATGGGTTGCACGCTGGCAGCGGTCGTGGCCCGCCTACGAGGCGTGGTTTGTCGCCCGCGGCGGTGACAATGGCCCATCGGCGCCAGATTGCAGGGACGCGATGCGCGACTACATGCCGGAAATAGTGCCACTCTATGACAGGCTAGTCGCGCTTGCAGGCGGGTCTGATCGTGCGGCGCGCTTCTTGTCCACGTGGTGCCCACCGGCATATCTGGGCGGCTGCTCGCTGGCCGCGTTGTCCGATAAAACCGACGTTCGCCTCGTGCGCAATTACGATCTGTCGCCCGAGTTGAACGAGGGGCTGCTCTTGCGCACCGAATGGACCGGGCGCGCCGTGATGGGCATGATCGAATTCCTCTGGGGGCTATCGGACGGCATCAACGATGCGGGCCTTAGCGTGGCGCTGGCATATGGCGGGCGCGCCCAGACGGGCGAGGGCTTTGGCGTGACGACCATCCTGCGCTATGTGCTCGAGACGTGCGATACAGTTGATGATGCACTGAAAGCGCTGCGGCGAGTGCCGTCTCATATGGCCTATAATCTTGTCCTCGCCGATGCTTCCGGCTGCACGGCCAGCGTTGAGCTAATCCCCGGCGGCGGAGTGCGGGTGATGCCGCAGGCAATAGCGACGAACCACCAAAGCGGCCCTGAACCTGCGGCCCGGCCTGCCTTTACCCGCAGCTACGAGCGTCATGCGCATCTGAAGGATCTGCGCATCAGCCCGCGCCACCTGAATCGGCAGTTTCTTAAGTCGCCGTTGATTCAGGACCGCTATGGCGAAGGGTTCGGGACGCTGTTCACAGCTGAGTATAATCCCAAAGATCGGACTTTGGGCCTGACGCTGAGCGGTGAGAGATGGGATCAGGCATTGGACGCGTTTGAGGAGGGGCAACGCAATGTAGACTACTCCCAATCCGCCGGGCAGATCAGCGCGCCGTCCTATGCAGGGCATGAAGGCGCCGGTATCGACTGGTCCCGCGCGGCCCGGATCGATTGGGCAGCAGTGGGCCTGGATTATGCCGGGGGACGCGGGCGCCCGATACACGCCTATCTTGATGCAGTGTGCGCCATTGGCAGTGAGGCGTCATAG